A single window of Ferrimonas balearica DSM 9799 DNA harbors:
- the gpsA gene encoding NAD(P)H-dependent glycerol-3-phosphate dehydrogenase — protein sequence MTEQAAITVLGAGSYGTALAISLARNGHRTVLWGHEPEHMAQLEQDRCNDAFLPGAAFPDPLVVEADLAKALAASRDVLVVVPSHVFGEVLSRAKPLLRDDARILWATKGLEPETGRLLQDVAREILGDSIPLAVLSGPTFAKEMAAGLPTAISLAATDPEFAEEMAQLLHCGTWMRVYINPDFIGMQLGGAVKNVIAIGAGMSDGIGFGANARTALITRGLVEMCRLGCSLGADKDTFMGMAGLGDLVLTCTDNLSRNRRFGLALGQGKGVELAMEEIGQVVEGYRNAKEVYLLAKRQGVEMPITDQLYQVLYEGKPVQDAARALLGRDMKPE from the coding sequence TTGACTGAACAAGCCGCGATTACGGTACTCGGGGCGGGGTCATACGGCACCGCCCTTGCTATTTCGTTGGCCCGCAACGGCCATCGCACCGTACTGTGGGGCCACGAGCCCGAGCATATGGCCCAGCTGGAACAGGACCGCTGCAATGACGCGTTCCTGCCCGGTGCCGCCTTCCCTGACCCGCTGGTGGTAGAGGCCGATCTGGCCAAAGCCCTGGCCGCCTCCCGCGATGTGTTGGTGGTGGTGCCCAGCCACGTCTTCGGTGAAGTGCTCAGCCGCGCCAAGCCGCTGCTGCGTGATGACGCCCGAATCCTCTGGGCCACCAAGGGGCTGGAGCCGGAAACCGGTCGCCTGCTTCAGGATGTGGCCCGTGAGATCCTCGGCGATAGCATCCCGCTGGCGGTGCTGTCCGGCCCGACGTTTGCCAAAGAGATGGCCGCCGGTTTGCCTACCGCCATCTCCCTGGCCGCCACCGACCCGGAGTTTGCCGAAGAGATGGCCCAGCTGCTGCACTGCGGCACTTGGATGCGGGTGTACATCAACCCGGACTTTATCGGCATGCAGCTCGGTGGTGCGGTGAAGAACGTGATCGCCATTGGCGCCGGCATGTCCGACGGCATTGGCTTTGGCGCCAACGCCCGTACTGCCCTGATCACCCGTGGTCTGGTGGAGATGTGCCGACTGGGCTGCTCACTGGGTGCCGACAAGGACACCTTTATGGGCATGGCCGGTCTGGGTGATCTGGTGCTGACCTGTACCGACAACCTGTCACGTAACCGCCGCTTCGGTCTGGCCCTGGGCCAGGGCAAAGGGGTGGAGCTGGCGATGGAGGAGATCGGTCAGGTTGTCGAGGGCTACCGTAACGCCAAAGAGGTGTACCTGCTGGCCAAACGTCAGGGGGTCGAAATGCCGATTACTGATCAACTGTATCAGGTGCTCTATGAGGGCAAACCGGTACAGGATGCCGCCCGGGCCTTGCTTGGGCGGGACATGAAGCCGGAGTGA
- the secB gene encoding protein-export chaperone SecB has protein sequence MAEATNNAATNEQAAPQFQIQRVYTKDISFETPNSPTIFQKEWKPEVKLDLDTRSSKLADDTFEVVISITVTTKVGEDVAFLCEVQQAGIFTISNLPEPQLAHALGAGCPNILFPYAREAVASLVNRGTFPPLNLAPVNFDALFAQYLQKRQQEAAAEGAQADA, from the coding sequence ATGGCTGAAGCAACCAACAACGCCGCCACTAACGAACAAGCTGCTCCGCAGTTCCAGATCCAGCGCGTATACACCAAGGACATCTCTTTCGAGACTCCGAACTCTCCGACCATCTTCCAGAAAGAGTGGAAGCCGGAAGTGAAGCTGGACCTGGACACCCGCTCCAGCAAGCTGGCAGACGACACCTTCGAAGTGGTGATCTCCATCACCGTGACCACCAAAGTGGGCGAAGACGTGGCGTTCCTGTGCGAAGTGCAGCAGGCCGGTATCTTCACCATCTCCAACCTGCCTGAGCCGCAACTGGCCCACGCCCTGGGCGCCGGTTGCCCCAACATCCTGTTCCCGTACGCCCGCGAAGCCGTGGCCAGCCTGGTTAACCGTGGCACCTTCCCGCCGCTGAACCTGGCGCCGGTGAACTTCGATGCCCTGTTTGCCCAATACCTGCAGAAGCGTCAGCAAGAAGCCGCCGCTGAAGGTGCTCAGGCAGACGCCTAA
- a CDS encoding rhodanese-like domain-containing protein — MQEYIDFFARNPVLSLIWVALLAMFIMSLVKSKLTKFKTVSHQQATLLINRQDAKVLDVRGADEFKKGHIVDAINVPLSQIKNNQLGAVEKFKNDPIIVVCNAGISSSQAAQVLVKAGFEQVYNLHGGMTDWNAANLPVVRKKKR; from the coding sequence ATGCAGGAATACATCGACTTTTTCGCCCGCAACCCGGTACTCAGCCTGATCTGGGTCGCCCTGTTGGCGATGTTCATCATGTCTCTGGTTAAGAGCAAGTTGACCAAGTTCAAAACCGTTTCTCACCAGCAAGCTACCCTGCTGATCAACCGTCAGGATGCCAAGGTGCTGGACGTGCGCGGTGCCGACGAATTTAAGAAAGGCCACATCGTCGACGCCATCAATGTGCCCCTGTCCCAGATCAAAAATAATCAGCTGGGGGCGGTTGAAAAGTTTAAGAACGACCCCATCATTGTGGTGTGCAACGCCGGGATCAGTTCGTCCCAGGCGGCCCAGGTACTGGTTAAAGCCGGTTTCGAGCAGGTCTACAACCTGCACGGTGGCATGACCGACTGGAACGCCGCGAATCTGCCGGTGGTACGGAAGAAAAAACGCTGA
- the gpmM gene encoding 2,3-bisphosphoglycerate-independent phosphoglycerate mutase has protein sequence MTVARKPLALIILDGWGYRAPSADNAITNANTPVLDALFAERPSTLISGSGLDVGLPDGQMGNSEVGHINLGAGRVVYQELTRIGKAISDGEFQHNPAMAKAVDDAVAKDKAVHIMGLLSPGGVHSHEDHLEAMVRMAAERGAERIYLHAFLDGRDTPPRSAEASLARFDALFAELGKGAIASIVGRYYAMDRDQRWERVEQAYQLLTEGKGAHQADHAVDALHAAYQRDENDEFVAPTVIGSPAPMADGDALIFMNFRADRARQITRAFVDPGFDGFARAATPKLNFVMLTQYAADIDAPCAFPPVDLVNTFGELMAKAGKKQLRISETEKYAHVTFFFNGGVETPFEGEQRILINSPKVATYDLQPEMSSEELTDRLVAAIESGEFDAIICNYPNGDMVGHTGNFDAAVKACEAVDRCIGRVVEALEKVGGECLITADHGNAEQMSDVNTGQAHTAHTSEPVPLIYVGRDAEPRQGGALSDIAPTMLYLMGQPIPAEMTGQPLLTLKS, from the coding sequence ATGACTGTCGCCCGCAAACCCCTGGCGCTGATCATCCTCGATGGTTGGGGCTACCGCGCCCCCAGTGCCGACAACGCCATTACCAACGCCAATACGCCCGTACTCGACGCCCTGTTTGCCGAGCGTCCCAGCACCCTGATCTCCGGTTCCGGCCTGGATGTGGGCCTGCCGGACGGGCAGATGGGTAACTCCGAAGTGGGCCACATCAATCTGGGAGCCGGCCGTGTGGTCTACCAGGAGCTGACCCGAATCGGTAAGGCGATCAGCGACGGTGAGTTCCAGCACAACCCGGCAATGGCCAAGGCGGTGGACGATGCCGTGGCCAAGGACAAAGCGGTGCACATCATGGGCCTGCTCTCCCCGGGCGGCGTGCACAGCCATGAGGATCACCTCGAGGCGATGGTGCGCATGGCCGCTGAGCGTGGTGCTGAGCGCATCTACCTGCACGCCTTCCTGGACGGTCGCGACACCCCGCCGCGCAGCGCCGAAGCCTCCCTGGCCCGATTTGACGCACTGTTTGCTGAGCTGGGCAAAGGCGCCATCGCCAGCATCGTCGGTCGCTACTACGCCATGGACCGTGACCAGCGCTGGGAGCGCGTCGAGCAGGCGTACCAGCTGCTGACCGAAGGCAAAGGCGCGCATCAAGCTGACCACGCCGTCGACGCCCTGCACGCTGCTTACCAGCGCGATGAAAACGACGAGTTTGTTGCTCCCACCGTGATTGGCAGCCCGGCACCGATGGCCGATGGCGACGCACTTATCTTTATGAACTTCCGCGCCGACCGCGCCCGCCAGATCACCCGCGCCTTTGTCGACCCCGGTTTTGACGGTTTTGCCCGGGCCGCCACGCCCAAGCTGAACTTCGTGATGCTGACCCAATACGCTGCGGACATCGACGCGCCCTGCGCCTTCCCGCCGGTGGACCTGGTCAACACCTTCGGCGAGCTGATGGCCAAAGCCGGCAAGAAACAGCTGCGCATCAGTGAGACCGAGAAGTACGCCCACGTGACCTTCTTCTTCAATGGCGGCGTGGAAACCCCGTTTGAAGGCGAGCAGCGCATCCTGATCAACTCCCCCAAGGTCGCCACCTACGACCTGCAGCCGGAGATGAGCAGCGAAGAGCTGACCGACCGCCTGGTGGCCGCCATCGAGTCCGGTGAGTTCGACGCCATCATCTGTAACTACCCCAACGGCGACATGGTGGGTCACACCGGCAATTTCGACGCGGCGGTCAAAGCCTGTGAAGCGGTCGACCGCTGCATCGGCCGGGTGGTCGAAGCGCTGGAGAAAGTGGGGGGCGAGTGCCTGATCACCGCCGACCATGGCAACGCCGAACAGATGAGCGACGTCAACACCGGTCAGGCCCACACCGCCCACACCAGTGAGCCGGTGCCGCTGATCTACGTCGGCCGCGACGCCGAACCCCGCCAGGGTGGCGCGCTGTCTGACATCGCTCCCACCATGCTGTACCTGATGGGCCAACCAATCCCCGCCGAGATGACCGGCCAGCCACTGCTGACCCTGAAATCGTGA
- a CDS encoding murein hydrolase activator EnvC family protein, which yields MKRLLSLTLLLLLATPVASQEDVAQQQAQLDKLSREIQQRQAKLSKAQVAKDGLQAELRRTDKAISDSAQALKGQQRALAKSEATLAELGQRQSELEASQRRQRDQLAAQVRTAWMSGGQDHTALLLGNDDPATLERMLVYYQYLNQARIDAIEALKATAAELASVISQQQQERDRQADLLRQQERERSRLAERQKERQTALAKLERQLQRDSNQLALMQEDREVLERAITEALEALARSATLDGLADSKGRLPWPTSGKVSKGFGSHREGQLKWNGWLMSAPAGREIKAISAGQVVFADWLRGFGLVVVVDHGEHYLSLYGHTQALLKQVGDDVKPGEVIALTGSSGGLRQPGLYFEIRHRGRAVDPKPYLKKG from the coding sequence GTGAAACGACTGCTCTCCCTGACCCTGCTCCTCCTGCTGGCCACCCCGGTGGCCAGCCAGGAGGACGTGGCGCAACAACAGGCCCAGCTGGACAAGCTGAGCCGCGAAATCCAGCAGCGCCAAGCCAAGCTGTCCAAAGCCCAGGTGGCCAAGGACGGCCTGCAGGCGGAGCTGCGCCGCACCGATAAAGCGATCAGCGACAGCGCCCAGGCGCTGAAAGGGCAACAGCGCGCCCTGGCCAAAAGCGAAGCCACCCTGGCGGAGCTGGGCCAGCGTCAAAGTGAGCTGGAAGCCTCGCAGCGACGCCAACGCGACCAGCTGGCCGCCCAGGTGCGCACCGCCTGGATGAGCGGCGGGCAGGACCACACCGCCCTGCTGCTCGGCAACGATGACCCCGCTACGCTGGAGCGGATGCTGGTGTACTACCAGTACCTCAACCAGGCCCGCATTGACGCCATCGAGGCACTGAAAGCCACCGCCGCCGAACTGGCGTCGGTGATCAGCCAGCAACAGCAGGAGCGCGACCGACAGGCCGATCTGCTGCGTCAGCAGGAGCGGGAGCGGAGCCGCCTGGCAGAGCGTCAGAAGGAGCGCCAGACCGCCCTGGCCAAGCTGGAACGCCAGCTTCAGCGCGACAGCAACCAGCTGGCGCTGATGCAGGAGGACCGGGAAGTGCTGGAGCGAGCCATCACCGAAGCGCTGGAGGCCCTGGCCCGCAGCGCCACCCTGGATGGATTGGCCGACAGCAAAGGGCGTTTGCCCTGGCCCACCTCGGGCAAGGTCTCGAAGGGTTTTGGCAGTCACCGTGAAGGTCAGCTGAAGTGGAATGGCTGGCTGATGAGTGCTCCGGCAGGCCGGGAGATCAAAGCCATCAGCGCCGGTCAGGTGGTGTTTGCCGACTGGCTGCGCGGCTTTGGTCTGGTGGTGGTGGTGGACCACGGCGAGCATTACCTCAGCCTCTATGGCCACACTCAGGCCCTGCTGAAACAGGTGGGGGATGACGTCAAACCCGGCGAGGTAATCGCCCTGACCGGCAGCTCCGGTGGCCTGCGGCAACCAGGTCTATACTTCGAAATACGCCATCGAGGGCGCGCCGTCGATCCCAAGCCGTATTTGAAAAAGGGATAG
- a CDS encoding S41 family peptidase → MRRIIPFLVGLLLCASSAFAGQEYHKDAASPTQQDTQALVNAVQELIEDYYVDEVDQQALLDGALKGMLEVLDPHSTYLRPHTLSLLRDNNRGHYYGYGLEVSVDEGEIRVVSPMANSSAEYAGVQPGDVLLKVDELEADPDDLDPMIAYIKQASLDDRPVHLTLRRDSEPELLVLRLLPSEVEVVSSESHRLPGNIGYLRITSFNQRTASEIRLAAHQLSQAPLDGLVLDLRNNPGGLLDAAVQVADMFLSEGVIVTTHGRFFDANSQYSASRFTLFRDLPVVVIINEGSASAAEILAGALQDQGRALLVGERSFGKGTVQSLIPLLSGGGAIKLTTARYATPNGTFIDQQGIDPDVAVEAKEDGDILSNNNPLLSLQDDPQLLAAYDLLVPKSAQLGRP, encoded by the coding sequence ATGCGGCGCATTATCCCCTTTCTGGTCGGCCTCCTGCTCTGCGCGTCCAGCGCGTTTGCCGGGCAGGAGTATCACAAGGATGCGGCTTCGCCGACCCAGCAGGATACCCAGGCTTTGGTCAACGCGGTTCAGGAGTTGATCGAGGATTACTACGTCGACGAGGTGGATCAGCAAGCCCTGCTGGACGGCGCCCTCAAAGGCATGCTTGAGGTTCTCGACCCGCACTCCACCTACCTGCGTCCCCACACACTGTCCCTGCTGCGCGACAACAATCGCGGCCACTATTACGGCTATGGCCTTGAGGTGTCCGTGGATGAGGGCGAGATCCGGGTGGTCTCCCCCATGGCGAACTCCTCAGCGGAGTACGCCGGTGTGCAGCCCGGCGATGTGCTGTTGAAGGTCGATGAACTGGAGGCCGATCCGGACGACCTCGACCCCATGATCGCCTACATCAAGCAAGCCAGCCTGGATGACCGTCCGGTGCACCTGACCCTGCGCCGGGACAGCGAACCGGAACTGCTGGTGCTGAGACTGCTGCCCTCCGAGGTGGAGGTGGTGTCCAGCGAATCCCACCGTCTGCCGGGCAACATCGGTTACCTGCGCATCACCAGCTTTAACCAACGCACCGCCTCTGAGATCCGGCTGGCAGCACACCAACTGTCACAAGCGCCGCTGGATGGGCTGGTGCTGGACCTTCGCAACAACCCCGGTGGCTTACTGGATGCCGCGGTGCAGGTGGCGGACATGTTTCTCAGTGAAGGGGTGATCGTCACCACCCACGGCCGTTTCTTCGATGCCAACAGCCAGTACAGCGCCAGCCGCTTTACCCTGTTCCGTGATCTGCCGGTAGTGGTGATCATCAACGAAGGCAGCGCCTCCGCCGCCGAGATCCTGGCTGGCGCCCTGCAGGACCAGGGCCGGGCCCTGCTGGTGGGGGAACGCTCCTTTGGCAAGGGCACGGTGCAGAGCCTGATCCCGCTGCTGTCCGGCGGCGGCGCCATCAAGCTCACCACGGCCCGCTACGCCACCCCAAACGGCACCTTTATCGATCAACAGGGCATCGATCCCGACGTCGCAGTGGAAGCCAAGGAAGATGGCGATATACTGAGCAATAACAATCCCTTGCTGAGTCTTCAGGATGATCCTCAGTTACTGGCAGCGTACGACCTTCTGGTCCCCAAATCGGCTCAGCTGGGCCGCCCTTAG
- a CDS encoding divergent polysaccharide deacetylase family protein has product MILSYWQRTTFWSPNRLSWAALSLALFCGLAHAGPRLSLIIDDIGAREADRAALTLPTEVTLAFLPHTPWGRELALQAWRQDRELMLHLPMGTTGPKSPGPWAIEPGQDRWQVQYRVKKALADIPFVTGVNNHMGSAVTPDPDRMAWVMEVLSLKGLYFVDSVTTSDSRAYEQALAWGVATKKRDVFLDPDRAEGTLEKQWAEALRQADKFGEVVVIGHPYPETLTFLEATLPTLAEQNIQLVPLSTLFTPPVLSPLPVQSAR; this is encoded by the coding sequence ATGATCCTCAGTTACTGGCAGCGTACGACCTTCTGGTCCCCAAATCGGCTCAGCTGGGCCGCCCTTAGTCTCGCCCTGTTCTGCGGCCTGGCCCATGCCGGGCCGCGACTCTCCCTGATCATCGACGACATCGGCGCCCGCGAAGCGGACCGCGCCGCCCTCACGCTGCCCACTGAGGTCACTCTGGCGTTTCTGCCGCACACCCCCTGGGGGCGGGAACTGGCCCTGCAGGCCTGGCGCCAGGACCGGGAACTGATGTTGCACCTGCCGATGGGCACCACCGGTCCCAAATCCCCCGGCCCCTGGGCCATTGAGCCGGGCCAGGACCGCTGGCAGGTGCAGTACCGGGTGAAAAAAGCCCTGGCGGACATCCCCTTTGTAACCGGCGTGAACAACCATATGGGCAGCGCCGTCACTCCCGATCCCGACCGTATGGCCTGGGTGATGGAGGTGCTCAGCCTGAAGGGACTCTACTTTGTCGACAGCGTCACCACCTCAGACAGCCGCGCTTACGAACAAGCGCTGGCCTGGGGGGTCGCCACCAAGAAAAGGGATGTGTTTCTCGACCCGGACCGGGCCGAAGGGACGCTGGAAAAGCAGTGGGCTGAAGCATTACGCCAGGCCGATAAGTTTGGCGAAGTGGTGGTGATCGGGCATCCCTACCCGGAAACCCTGACGTTTCTTGAAGCGACCCTGCCAACCCTGGCCGAACAGAATATCCAGCTGGTGCCGCTGTCGACGCTGTTTACCCCGCCCGTACTGTCGCCGCTTCCAGTTCAGTCAGCACGCTGA
- a CDS encoding YkgJ family cysteine cluster protein, producing the protein MQCRLGCGACCIAPSITSPIPGMPNGKPAGVRCIQLDDRNLCKIFGQPGRPAVCSDFKPDPDICGSTDAVALSVLTELEAATVRAG; encoded by the coding sequence ATGCAGTGTCGACTGGGGTGCGGAGCCTGTTGCATCGCCCCATCCATCACCTCCCCCATTCCGGGCATGCCCAACGGCAAGCCCGCCGGAGTGCGCTGCATTCAGCTGGATGACCGCAATCTGTGCAAAATCTTCGGCCAACCGGGTCGTCCGGCGGTGTGCAGTGACTTTAAGCCCGACCCGGACATCTGTGGCAGCACCGATGCGGTGGCCCTCAGCGTGCTGACTGAACTGGAAGCGGCGACAGTACGGGCGGGGTAA
- the rpoH gene encoding RNA polymerase sigma factor RpoH: MSDTRPNMALMVVPQGHGTLESYIQAVNAIPMLSAEEEQYLARQVEQGDLDAAKHLIMAHLRFVVHVARSYAGYGLPQADLIQEGNIGLMKAVKRFDPNIGVRLVSFAVHWIKAEIHEYVLKNWRIVKVATTKAQRKLFFNLRKAKKRLGWFSAEEVSTVADELGVSESEVMEMEARMAAVDAAFDIAPERDDDEGAFAPALFLEDKQSDHAEALEQEDWDRQSQQRLHAALNTLDERSRDILMARWLDEPKATLQELADRYQVSAERIRQLEKNAIKKLKSAMEV, translated from the coding sequence ATGAGCGACACCCGCCCAAATATGGCCTTGATGGTGGTGCCCCAAGGGCACGGCACCCTGGAGTCCTATATCCAGGCGGTGAATGCCATCCCCATGCTGTCCGCGGAAGAGGAGCAATACCTGGCCCGCCAGGTGGAGCAAGGTGACCTGGACGCCGCCAAGCACCTGATCATGGCGCACCTGCGCTTTGTGGTGCATGTGGCCCGCAGCTATGCCGGTTACGGTCTGCCCCAGGCGGACCTGATCCAGGAGGGCAACATCGGCCTGATGAAGGCGGTGAAGCGGTTTGACCCCAATATCGGGGTTCGCCTGGTCTCTTTTGCGGTGCACTGGATCAAAGCAGAGATCCACGAATACGTGCTGAAGAACTGGCGCATCGTTAAAGTGGCCACCACCAAGGCCCAGCGCAAACTGTTCTTCAATCTGCGCAAGGCGAAGAAACGCCTGGGCTGGTTCAGTGCCGAAGAGGTCAGCACCGTCGCCGACGAGCTGGGGGTCAGCGAAAGCGAAGTGATGGAGATGGAGGCCCGCATGGCCGCCGTCGATGCCGCCTTCGATATCGCCCCGGAACGTGACGACGATGAAGGCGCCTTTGCTCCGGCCCTGTTCCTGGAGGACAAGCAGTCTGACCATGCCGAAGCGCTGGAGCAGGAGGATTGGGACCGCCAGTCGCAGCAGCGTCTGCACGCCGCGCTCAATACTCTGGATGAGCGCAGCCGCGATATCCTGATGGCCCGCTGGCTGGATGAGCCAAAGGCCACCCTGCAGGAGCTGGCTGATCGCTACCAGGTTTCAGCAGAGCGCATTCGCCAGCTGGAGAAAAACGCCATCAAGAAGCTGAAGTCAGCGATGGAAGTGTAA
- the ftsX gene encoding permease-like cell division protein FtsX, which translates to MKAKLPFSQRLKSGLQQHLRQALSSLGELWRTPMTSLMTMLVLGFSLSLPALLMVLSNNAAKVEAQWQSAAEISLFLRLDSNETRRQSVVTQLRSMSEILEVHYLSPDEALAEFQSHSQFGEALKYLDSNPLPAVVRVQPSSRYSEADAARDLRDKLAQLPEVAMARLDLDWLQRLQALGQVGRQSGSALAALLILAVVLITGNTIRLAIMQRFHEIKVMKLVGATEAFIRRPFLYGGIWLGLLAALIAMVLVNAMLIWLDGAVAQLLSLYRSQIRLEGLSGSQSGLLILFACGLGWLGAWLSVRRHLRAIEPR; encoded by the coding sequence GTGAAAGCCAAACTGCCTTTCTCGCAGCGCCTGAAAAGCGGCCTGCAACAGCATCTGCGCCAGGCACTGAGCAGCCTCGGTGAGCTTTGGCGCACCCCGATGACCTCGCTGATGACCATGCTGGTGCTGGGCTTCAGCCTGTCTCTGCCCGCGCTGTTGATGGTGCTCTCCAACAACGCCGCCAAAGTGGAGGCACAGTGGCAGAGTGCCGCCGAGATCAGCCTGTTTCTGCGCCTCGACAGCAACGAAACCCGGCGCCAGAGTGTGGTGACTCAGCTGCGTTCCATGTCGGAGATTCTTGAGGTGCACTACCTCAGCCCGGATGAGGCGCTGGCGGAGTTCCAGTCCCACAGCCAGTTTGGTGAAGCGCTCAAATACCTCGACAGTAACCCGCTACCCGCAGTAGTACGGGTGCAGCCCTCTTCCCGTTACAGCGAAGCGGATGCCGCGCGGGATCTGCGCGATAAGCTGGCGCAGTTGCCGGAGGTGGCGATGGCGCGACTCGACCTGGATTGGCTGCAGCGACTGCAGGCTCTGGGACAGGTTGGACGCCAGTCCGGCAGTGCCCTGGCAGCCCTGTTGATCCTGGCGGTGGTGCTGATCACCGGAAACACCATCCGGTTGGCGATCATGCAGCGTTTCCACGAGATCAAAGTGATGAAGCTGGTGGGGGCTACCGAAGCCTTTATCCGCCGTCCCTTCCTGTACGGTGGTATCTGGCTGGGCCTGCTGGCGGCGTTGATCGCCATGGTGCTGGTCAATGCCATGCTGATCTGGCTCGACGGGGCGGTGGCTCAGCTGCTCAGCCTCTACCGCAGTCAGATCCGGCTGGAGGGGCTGAGCGGCAGCCAAAGCGGCCTGCTGATCCTGTTCGCCTGCGGGCTGGGATGGCTGGGGGCCTGGCTGTCGGTCCGTCGTCATCTGCGCGCCATCGAACCACGTTGA
- the ftsE gene encoding cell division ATP-binding protein FtsE — MIQFEQVNKIYPGGRMALENVSFGLAPGEMAFLTGHSGAGKSTLLKLITAIERPTTGKVTIHGQDIAKMKRGDVPYLRRNIGIIFQDHNLLMDRSVYDNLALPLVIEGFKSSEISKRVEGALDMVGLGDKAAYAPIQLSGGEQQRVGIARAVINRPPLLLADEPTGNLDPKLSMDILRLFETLNASGTTVLIATHDLGLIARMRYRTLTLRQGRMVSEEVAL, encoded by the coding sequence ATGATCCAGTTTGAGCAGGTCAACAAGATCTACCCCGGCGGCCGTATGGCGCTGGAAAATGTGTCCTTTGGCTTGGCACCGGGAGAGATGGCTTTCCTCACCGGCCACAGCGGCGCAGGCAAGAGCACCCTGCTCAAGCTGATTACCGCCATTGAGCGCCCAACCACCGGCAAGGTGACCATTCACGGTCAGGACATCGCCAAGATGAAGCGCGGCGATGTGCCCTATCTGCGCCGCAATATCGGCATCATCTTTCAGGACCACAACCTGTTGATGGACCGCAGCGTCTACGACAACCTGGCGCTGCCGTTGGTGATCGAAGGCTTCAAAAGCAGTGAGATCAGCAAACGGGTGGAGGGGGCGCTGGATATGGTTGGCCTCGGCGACAAAGCCGCTTACGCCCCGATCCAACTGTCCGGTGGTGAACAGCAGCGCGTGGGCATCGCCCGTGCGGTGATCAACCGCCCGCCGCTGCTGCTGGCGGATGAACCCACCGGCAACCTCGACCCCAAGCTGTCGATGGACATCCTGCGCCTGTTTGAAACCCTGAACGCGTCCGGCACCACTGTACTGATCGCCACCCACGATCTGGGCCTGATTGCCCGCATGCGCTACCGCACCCTGACCCTGCGTCAGGGCCGTATGGTCAGCGAGGAGGTGGCCCTGTGA